A single region of the Montipora capricornis isolate CH-2021 chromosome 13, ASM3666992v2, whole genome shotgun sequence genome encodes:
- the LOC138030283 gene encoding small ribosomal subunit protein eS19-like, whose amino-acid sequence MPGGYVSVKDVCPHEFIKALAAHLKKGGKLKVPEWVDLVKTSKSKELAPYDPDWYYIRAASVLRHVYLRRGMGVGLLARVYGGRKRRGSKPSHFARSSASVARKILQGLEQLNLVEKDNNGGRSITTQGRRDLDRIAYQVVSSSEEAATA is encoded by the exons ATGCCTGGTGGTTACGTGTCAGTCAAAGACGTTTGTCCTCACGAATTTATCAAGGCTTTGGCAGCCCATTTGAAAAA GGGTGGAAAGCTGAAGGTGCCAGAATGGGTCGACCTGGTCAAGACGTCAAAAAGCAAGGAGCTAGCTCCCTATGATCCTGACTGGTATTACATCAGGGCAG CCTCAGTCCTTCGTCATGTCTATCTTCGTCGTGGTATGGGAGTGGGGCTACTTGCCCGTGTTTATGGAG GGCGCAAAAGACGTGGATCAAAGCCAAGCCATTTTGCACGTAGCTCAGCTTCAGTGGCCAGAAAAATATTGCAAGGCCTTGAACAACTGAACTTGGTTGAGAAAGACAATAATGG AGGCCGATCTATCACCACTCAAGGACGAAGGGACTTGGACCGTATTGCCTATCAG GTGGTGTCCAGCTCAGAGGAAGCTGCAACAGcttaa